A stretch of DNA from Campylobacter sp. MG1:
AACTTAATTTAGTAAAATTATTTAATCATATATTTTATACATTATTTCGTATATATTTTATTTTTTAATGTATTAATTTAAGGATATTTTGTATTTTTTATATTTTTTTACAAATATAAACTCCGTTTTAGCGAAGTTTAATTTTTAAAATCGTATAATTTAAAAATGATTGAGACGAACGATATATTTAATTTATTACATAATGCGATAGAGAGTAAAGAAAATGGTAAGAAAATTTCTTTGCAAGCAATGTCGCAGCGTTTAGGATTACCTATGCGAACTTATCAAGACTGGCGTTTAGGTAATTCTAAACCACAAGCAGTAAAAGCTGTATTTACAATGCTTTGTGAATTAGATGATGATGAGTTATTATTTTTAATGTCTCGTATAAGAAAACAATTAAAGGATTAAAAGTGATTACCGAAAAGGAAAGAATAGAATTAAATTTAATATTTACTCATATAAAAACAAGTAAAAGGGATATGGTTAAAAAATATCTAAAAAATACATTAAAAAAGCTTTATATTTTAATCAAGAGATAATTTAATTTTTTAATGTGTTCTTATAAATTTAATACTCTTGTTTATTTTTTATTATTTTATCTAATTAATCAGTTTTATTTGTTGTAAATTCAATATTATCTAAAGGTATTTTTATGAAAGTAATTTTTGGCCCAGTTAATTCAAGAAGATTTAAAAAATCTTTGGGTATAGATTTAAGTCCTAATGAGAAATGCTGTAATTTTGATTGTTTATATTGTGAGCTTGGAAAAGCTAAATTAAAATATGAAAATAAATCAAATTTAAGTGTTGAATATATAATAAATGAGCTAAAAGAAGCTTTGAAAATACATAAAGATTGCGATTATATAAGCATTAGTGCAAATGGTGAACCTACTTTATATCCATATTTAGATGAATTGATTATAAAAATAAATGAAGTTAAAAAGAATGCAAAATCATTAATTTTGAGTAATGCAAGCACAATTTTTGATAAAAATATTCAAAAGGCATTATTAAATCTTGATAGCGTTAAACTAAGCATTGATAGTGTAAATCCTAAAGTATTTCGCAAAATTGATAGAACGAATATAGATATAAATAAAATAGTTCAAGGTATAAAAGAATTTAGTCAAATTTATAAAGGTGAGTTGATTTTAGAATGCTTGGTTTTAGATGGTATTAATGATAATGAAAAGGATTTTATTGCTTTAAATGATATTTTAAAGGATATTAAAGCAACTAGACTTGATTTAGGAACTATTGATAGACCGAGTGATTATAATGTAAAGGCTGCAAGTTTTGAGAAATTAAGCAAATTGGCTAGTTTAATAACTAATATAAAAGTTAATATTATGAGTAGAAATACTAACATAAATAAATATGATGATTTGCTTAAAACTATTAGTTTAAGACCATTAAGCTCACAAGAAATTGATGAAAAAGATATAAAAATGTTAGATGAATTAGTAGATAAAAATATAATAAAATGTGTGAAAATAAATGATATTAATTTTTATAAATTAAACAAATCAAATTCTAATTAATATAAAAGCTATTGTGATTAATTTGCTTATTTTAAGTGTATTTATAAACTAAGTGCGAATGAAAGAAAAAGGGCTTGATTTTAACATCAAGCTTTGTTATATCAATATTAAAATTATTTAAAAAATATTCATACAAAAGCGAATAATTAGATTTATCCGTATAAATACAAATAATATTCTCATCATCTTCTATTAGTAAAGTATCATAAAATCTTTGATTATTTAAAGTAAAAATTTTATAAATATTTTTAAAAAATACTAAAAGTATAAAATTACAAACACTCATAAAAATATAAAATATACTCAAAAAATTATTTAATTTATATAATTGTTGTTTGCTTTGAATATTAAGGCAGGTTTTATAGATTTTAGCATTTTTTAAATATATTGTTTTTTCTTCTTCATTAAGCTCATCTCTTTGCCTACAACTATGATTAATAAAATAAATAAAATCCTTATGAAAATATATAATATTAGGCTTTTTAAACTTATAATGTAAATATCGCTCATCAAAATATGCAGCAATAATAAATAAATTAATACTAGAAACTTTCATAGAAAAATTTCCAATATACATAAAAACACAAAAACAAATAAACAAAGCGCTAGAATGAACTAAGCTAGTAATATAAGCGTTTTTATCTTTTAAAGAAAATAAAGGCGTAAAATTACTAGAAGTTAAATATTCACTCAAAT
This window harbors:
- a CDS encoding XRE family transcriptional regulator, whose amino-acid sequence is MIETNDIFNLLHNAIESKENGKKISLQAMSQRLGLPMRTYQDWRLGNSKPQAVKAVFTMLCELDDDELLFLMSRIRKQLKD
- a CDS encoding radical SAM protein, encoding MKVIFGPVNSRRFKKSLGIDLSPNEKCCNFDCLYCELGKAKLKYENKSNLSVEYIINELKEALKIHKDCDYISISANGEPTLYPYLDELIIKINEVKKNAKSLILSNASTIFDKNIQKALLNLDSVKLSIDSVNPKVFRKIDRTNIDINKIVQGIKEFSQIYKGELILECLVLDGINDNEKDFIALNDILKDIKATRLDLGTIDRPSDYNVKAASFEKLSKLASLITNIKVNIMSRNTNINKYDDLLKTISLRPLSSQEIDEKDIKMLDELVDKNIIKCVKINDINFYKLNKSNSN